Proteins from a genomic interval of Neodiprion lecontei isolate iyNeoLeco1 chromosome 2, iyNeoLeco1.1, whole genome shotgun sequence:
- the LOC107223293 gene encoding Sjoegren syndrome nuclear autoantigen 1 homolog: MSQHGAALQTYNQELVKCLEEMKLRRAELQMQIDSQEEEKNNLQREIEKMSYKLTQLNESLAKRIAARNDYDRTIAETESAYMKILESSQLLLNMLKREATCLDQSLLKANTDK; the protein is encoded by the exons ATGTCTCAACACGGTGCTGCGCTTCAAACCTATAATCAAGAACTTGTGAAAT GTCTGGAAGAGATGAAGTTACGACGGGCGGAATTACAGATGCAAATTGACTCCCAGGAGGAGGAAAAGAACAATCTTCAGAGGGAGATAGAAAAGATGTCGTACAAATTAACACAGTTGAACGAAAGTTTGGCAAAAAGAATAGCAGCCAGAAATGATTATGATCGAACAATTGCCGAAACTGAATCGGCTTACATGAAG attttggAAAGTTCTCAATTGTTACTCAATATGCTCAAAAGAGAGGCGACGTGTTTAGACCAGAGCCTTCTAAAAGCTAACACCGATAAGTGA
- the LOC124293029 gene encoding uncharacterized protein LOC124293029 — translation MMTSKGSIHIVAPKELLETGEVQRKLNEMNIKCSKFMDVTQKVYEACLKYTISFKLAPEWNRVGNNLLKGKNFLVSLDLPTNAISMEMISNCEKPYFSLLPFCISVPEF, via the exons ATGATGACAAGCAAGGGCAGCATACACATCGTAGCACCTAAAGAGTTACTTGAAACCGGTGAAGTACAGCGAAAGCTCAACGAAATGAACATTAAG TGCTCCAAATTCATGGATGTTACACAGAAGGTTTACGAAGCCTGtttaaaatatacaatatcaTTTAAACTTGCTCCTGAGTGGAACAGAGTCGGTAACAATCTTTTGAAAGGAAAGAACTTTCTTGTCTCACTGGATCTACCAACCAATGCAATCTCCAtggaaatgatttcaaatt GTGAGAAGCCATATTTTTCTCTATTGCCATTCTGTATTAGTGTTCCTGAATT TTGA